From the Syngnathoides biaculeatus isolate LvHL_M chromosome 10, ASM1980259v1, whole genome shotgun sequence genome, one window contains:
- the LOC133507765 gene encoding uncharacterized protein LOC133507765 translates to MVDRTTRWPEAVPLSSITSSDVAQAFIGTWVARFGTPCDFSSDRGPQFTSELWNVVAESLGVKLHHTTAYHPQANSLCERFHRSMKAALRAGLTDGNWLDKLPWVMLGLRCAPKEDLLSSSAELVYGQPLRVPGEFIPDATAPWSAARQRSSLLEAAKGFAPVPTSQHGTPAARLPRHLRSADFVFVRHDAHRGPLRPPYDGPFRVLEHGDKSLLMDIAGRPETVYVDRVKPPHLDIAQPLGLALPLRRGRPPLPCAPGPAGVPLTPPEPLSRDSMDSEAPPPSAPTVHTHRGRVIIPPRHKDFDYG, encoded by the coding sequence atggtggacaggacgacccgctggcccgaagctgttcccctctcctcgataacgtcgtcagacgtggcccaggcattcatcggcacgtgggttgcacgcttcgggacaccgtgcgacttttcctcagatcgtggccctcagtttacctctgaactctggaacgtagtcgctgagagtttgggggtcaagctgcaccacaCTActgcctatcacccccaggcgaacagtctttgcgagcggttccaccgctccatgaaagcagccctgcgtgccggcttgacggacggcaactggttggataagctcccgtgggtaatgctcggcctcaggtgcgcccccaaggaggacctgttgtcctcatccgccgaactcgtctacggccagccactgcgggtccccggcgaattcatcccggacgccacagcgccctggtccgcagccaggcaacggtcctccctgctggaggccgcaaaagggttcgcgccggttcccacgtcgcaacatggcaccccagctgcccggctgccccgtcacctgcgctctgcggattttgtgtttgttcgtcatgacgcccaccgtggacctctccgtcccccatacgacgggccgttcagggtcctggagcacggggataagagcctgctcatGGACATTgccggcagacccgagactgtttacgtggacagggtcaaacccccgcacctggacattgcccagcctttggggttggccctccccctgcgccggggtcgtccccctttgccctgtgcccctgggcctgccggggtgcccttgaccccgcctgagcccttgtcccgtgactcaatggacagtgaggccccgcccccctcggcccctacagtgcacacccaccggggtcgggtcatcatccctccacggcacaaggattttgactatgggtga